The Bacillota bacterium genome has a segment encoding these proteins:
- the atpF gene encoding F0F1 ATP synthase subunit B, protein MVNLNLTVIATIFNFLLLTAILTAILYKPITRFMAERAQRIQDDMAKAEQDRSTAQKLLEEYQQKLDQLQKEIHDRLEDAVLQGEKAREDIVKGAEEEARRILSAAQDEAVRLRRDAWMKLKEDIADLATAACLKVLEDRPGQDYEEQIRRALDKIVDAGGVTR, encoded by the coding sequence GTGGTCAATTTAAACCTTACAGTTATAGCGACAATATTTAATTTTCTGCTCCTGACTGCGATTCTAACGGCCATTCTTTATAAGCCGATCACAAGGTTTATGGCTGAACGCGCCCAACGCATCCAGGATGATATGGCAAAGGCGGAGCAGGACCGCTCCACTGCACAGAAGCTCCTGGAGGAATATCAGCAGAAACTCGACCAACTCCAAAAGGAGATACATGACCGCCTGGAGGATGCTGTCCTTCAAGGTGAAAAGGCCCGCGAGGACATCGTAAAGGGTGCCGAAGAAGAGGCTCGTCGAATCCTGAGCGCCGCTCAGGATGAGGCCGTCAGGTTGCGACGCGATGCTTGGATGAAGCTAAAGGAAGATATTGCTGACCTTGCTACGGCTGCCTGCCTAAAGGTGCTCGAGGATAGACCGGGCCAGGATTATGAAGAACAGATCAGGCGTGCCCTGGACAAGATAGTTGATGCTGGTGGTGTTACCCGATGA
- the atpE gene encoding ATP synthase F0 subunit C translates to MTSAVILKLASILAACLIVSVAAIAAGFGDAQVAGKAVEGIARQPEAKSSIFSTMLIGIGLVEATPIIALVVALILLYANPLLG, encoded by the coding sequence ATGACAAGTGCAGTGATACTAAAGTTGGCCTCTATCCTAGCGGCCTGCCTGATAGTCTCGGTTGCTGCCATAGCAGCCGGATTCGGAGACGCGCAGGTGGCGGGCAAGGCCGTGGAAGGCATTGCCCGGCAGCCAGAAGCCAAGTCGAGCATATTCTCAACTATGCTGATCGGAATAGGCCTTGTGGAGGCCACGCCTATTATCGCGCTTGTGGTCGCATTGATATTGCTCTATGCAAATCCGTTGTTAGGGTAA
- the atpB gene encoding F0F1 ATP synthase subunit A, translated as MKESPIRGHWMVYIGRMGLHFDTVIMTWVVMAILIIMAWLATRKMRLIPSGFQNLLEWAVESLQALIRDNMGAAAAVCFPVLATLFLFILFANLIGLVPGLSSPTSDINVTIGLAVAVLGLTVYAGTKTKGLKKYLLSFIKPNPLFLPLNILEMFTRTLTLAFRLFGNIFAGDVLIVILGRLVMFFVPMLGQAFHVFVSILQAYLFFMLATAYIAVSLEESD; from the coding sequence ATGAAGGAGTCTCCAATCCGTGGTCATTGGATGGTATACATTGGCCGCATGGGGCTTCATTTTGACACAGTGATCATGACCTGGGTCGTGATGGCTATACTCATAATCATGGCCTGGCTTGCTACCAGGAAAATGCGCCTTATACCGTCAGGCTTTCAGAACCTCTTGGAATGGGCGGTCGAAAGCCTTCAGGCTCTCATAAGGGACAATATGGGCGCGGCTGCGGCCGTTTGTTTTCCGGTATTGGCAACCCTATTCCTGTTTATTTTGTTTGCAAACCTTATTGGGCTGGTCCCGGGGCTCTCATCCCCCACATCAGATATCAATGTCACCATTGGGCTTGCTGTTGCTGTGCTGGGGTTGACCGTCTACGCTGGAACCAAGACCAAAGGTCTTAAAAAGTATCTTTTGAGCTTCATAAAGCCGAATCCTCTTTTCCTGCCATTGAATATATTAGAAATGTTTACACGTACACTTACACTAGCCTTTCGACTCTTCGGAAATATCTTTGCTGGAGATGTGCTCATCGTCATTCTCGGCAGGTTAGTCATGTTTTTTGTGCCTATGCTAGGTCAGGCATTCCATGTCTTCGTCAGCATTTTGCAAGCATACCTATTCTTTATGCTGGCGACAGCATATATTGCCGTTTCTCTAGAGGAATCGGACTAG